Proteins encoded together in one Triticum dicoccoides isolate Atlit2015 ecotype Zavitan chromosome 7B, WEW_v2.0, whole genome shotgun sequence window:
- the LOC119335409 gene encoding uncharacterized protein LOC119335409 yields the protein MEQTNVRLPQLATIAALLLLFLLVPMVPPSLRAPYLYLLFNALVVGLGVQAGIISVSSRSNLTAQPPAPAAAVTPNHHHHLVTAQPPIMAAPLPGRLREVNLLADRGAVNNVVAVAKKLKETIKKVPSRASIFFIGSLDPHDAGEVVDATSKTLHDKEGRKRCKVDASSPDLMSKQELYAKADAFIGNFYKQLKMQREESWNKLQDLCSYHHHHNYKAKAF from the coding sequence ATGGAACAGACGAATGTCAGGTTGCCCCAGCTGGCCACGATAGctgcgctcctcctcctcttcctcctcgtaccCATGGTGCCTCCTTCTCTGAGGGCCCCTTATCTGTACCTCCTCTTCAACGCCCTCGTCGTCGGCCTTGGTGTCCAGGCCGGCATCATCTCCGTCTCAAGCCGGAGCAACTTAACAGCccagcctcctgcccctgctgctgctGTAACTCCCAACCACCATCACCACCTTGTCACTGCACAGCCGCCGATCATGGCGGCACCCTTGCCAGGACGACTCAGGGAGGTAAATCTGCTTGCAGATCGCGGTGCTGTCAACAACGTCGTGGCCGTGGCCAAGAaactgaaggagacgatcaagaaagtCCCGTCCAGGGCGAGCATCTTCTTCATCGGGAGCCTGGACccccatgacgccggcgaggtcgtgGACGCGACGTCAAAGACGCTCCACGACAAGGAAGGGCGGAAAAGGTGCAAGGTAGACGCCTCCTCCCCGGATCTCATGAGCAAGCAGGAACTTTACGCCAAGGCCGACGCGTTCATCGGCAACTTCTACAAGCAGCTCAAGATGCAGAGGGAGGAGTCGTGGAACAAGCTGCAGGACCTGTGCAgctaccaccaccaccacaactACAAGGCCAAGGCCTTCTAG